Proteins from a single region of Flavobacterium sp. K5-23:
- the msrB gene encoding peptide-methionine (R)-S-oxide reductase MsrB translates to MEYPLEKTEEQWKEELGEERYRILRQKGTERPHTGTYNLHFEKGTYCCGACSEPLFESNSKFDAHCGWPSFDDAIPGKVKYILDKTHGMTRTEIVCANCGSHLGHIFNDGPTKTGQRYCVNSLSVDFKEE, encoded by the coding sequence ATGGAATATCCTTTAGAAAAAACCGAAGAACAATGGAAAGAAGAATTAGGTGAAGAAAGATACCGCATTCTACGTCAAAAAGGTACTGAGCGTCCCCATACAGGAACTTATAATCTTCATTTCGAAAAAGGAACTTACTGTTGTGGTGCCTGCTCGGAACCACTGTTCGAAAGCAACTCCAAGTTTGATGCACACTGCGGTTGGCCCTCTTTTGATGATGCAATTCCCGGAAAAGTAAAATACATATTAGACAAAACCCATGGAATGACACGCACAGAAATTGTTTGTGCTAACTGTGGAAGCCATTTGGGACATATCTTCAATGACGGCCCAACTAAAACCGGTCAACGTTATTGCGTCAACTCCCTTTCAGTAGATTTTAAAGAAGAATAA
- a CDS encoding isoaspartyl peptidase/L-asparaginase family protein: MKKYAVLLLIPFVFSQCKSVKSNQPENFAIVIHGGAGTILKKNMSPELEAEYKAKLEEAVKAGYQVLKNGGSSIDAVEKTINVMEDSPLFNAGKGAVFTNQGKNELDASIMDGKTLKAGAIAGVTTVKNPINLARAVMEKSEHVMLAREGAEYFAKENGIELVNPSYFYTENRYKSLLKAQEKDKIELDHSGKTSFYDPFIKDNKFGTVGCVALDKNGNLAAGTSTGGMTNKKWGRIGDTPIIGAGTYANNNTCGVSSTGWGEFFIRNVVAYDISALMEYKGLSLEDAAKEVIQKKLTKLGGDGGIVAMDKYGNITMEFNTAGMYRASINTKGELMIGIYEK; the protein is encoded by the coding sequence ATGAAAAAATATGCTGTCCTACTTTTGATCCCTTTTGTATTTTCACAATGTAAAAGTGTCAAATCAAATCAACCTGAAAATTTTGCAATTGTAATTCACGGAGGTGCCGGTACAATCTTAAAAAAGAATATGTCACCCGAATTAGAGGCAGAATACAAAGCCAAACTCGAAGAAGCAGTTAAAGCGGGCTACCAAGTACTTAAAAACGGTGGATCAAGTATCGATGCGGTAGAAAAAACTATCAATGTGATGGAAGATTCCCCATTATTCAATGCTGGAAAAGGTGCCGTTTTCACTAATCAGGGAAAAAATGAACTAGACGCTTCCATTATGGACGGAAAAACATTAAAAGCGGGTGCAATAGCCGGAGTAACCACTGTGAAAAATCCCATAAATCTTGCAAGAGCAGTTATGGAAAAATCAGAACATGTTATGTTAGCAAGAGAAGGCGCAGAATATTTCGCTAAAGAAAACGGAATTGAATTAGTCAACCCTTCTTATTTTTATACTGAAAATAGATACAAATCTTTATTAAAAGCCCAAGAGAAAGACAAAATTGAATTAGACCATTCGGGAAAGACTTCTTTTTACGATCCATTTATTAAAGATAATAAATTTGGAACCGTAGGCTGTGTCGCATTAGATAAAAACGGAAACCTTGCCGCTGGTACTTCAACTGGTGGAATGACTAATAAAAAATGGGGACGCATCGGTGATACTCCCATCATAGGAGCCGGAACATATGCTAATAATAATACTTGCGGAGTTTCATCAACAGGCTGGGGAGAGTTTTTTATTAGAAATGTAGTTGCTTATGATATCTCGGCATTAATGGAATACAAAGGTTTGTCATTAGAGGATGCGGCTAAAGAAGTAATTCAAAAAAAGCTAACAAAACTAGGTGGTGATGGAGGAATTGTGGCTATGGATAAATATGGAAATATTACAATGGAATTCAATACCGCTGGAATGTATAGAGCTTCAATAAATACAAAAGGAGAATTGATGATTGGTATTTATGAGAAATAG
- a CDS encoding glycogen synthase, translating into MEIFHISAECYPVAKVGGLADVVGALPKYQNKAGHKVRVVIPCYDTKFRKENVFENVYSGNVLIGNFNYSFNVLKETTDKLGFELYLIDIPELFERKDVYGYTDDIERFLSFQIATLDWVLSRNKIPDVINCHDHHTGLIPFMMLYANKYQKLKETPSIITIHNGLYQGQFGFDKMNYLPEFDRSHTSILEWDNCINSLAVGIKCAWAVTTVSPNYLNEINYSANGLESLFNSVRYKSRGILNGIDIEVWNPKTDEMLAKNYSIKDLVKGKQANKEKLCSQFNLDPSKPLFSFIGRLFDEKGGDLLPKASEIALTDNKEAINILILGSGNPNIEKELTHLQSVYNGNFNVFIGYNEELAHLIYAGADFILMPSRVEPCGLNQMYSLRYGTIPIVRRTGGLKDTVIDFGDDGNGICHDQASVEDICYSIQRAVNLYKDKTHLNKIRKIGMSTDHSWERVCQEYLDVYNLIINKI; encoded by the coding sequence ATGGAAATTTTTCATATAAGTGCCGAATGTTATCCCGTTGCAAAAGTTGGTGGTTTAGCCGATGTGGTAGGTGCATTACCAAAATATCAAAATAAAGCAGGGCATAAGGTTAGAGTTGTAATTCCATGTTATGACACTAAATTTAGAAAAGAAAATGTTTTCGAAAACGTATATTCTGGTAATGTACTAATTGGGAATTTTAACTATTCTTTCAATGTTCTTAAAGAAACTACAGACAAGTTGGGATTTGAATTGTACTTGATTGATATCCCAGAATTATTTGAAAGAAAAGATGTTTATGGCTATACGGATGATATTGAAAGATTTTTGTCTTTTCAAATAGCTACTTTAGATTGGGTCCTTTCTAGAAACAAAATTCCAGATGTAATCAATTGCCACGATCATCATACTGGTCTGATTCCGTTTATGATGTTATATGCAAATAAATACCAAAAACTAAAAGAAACACCTTCAATAATTACTATCCATAATGGTTTGTACCAAGGTCAATTTGGTTTTGATAAAATGAATTATTTGCCAGAATTTGATAGGTCTCATACTTCAATTTTAGAATGGGACAATTGTATTAATTCATTAGCTGTTGGAATAAAATGCGCTTGGGCCGTGACAACAGTTTCCCCTAATTATTTGAATGAAATCAATTATTCTGCCAATGGATTAGAATCTTTGTTTAATTCCGTAAGGTATAAATCAAGAGGGATTTTAAATGGGATAGACATTGAAGTTTGGAATCCAAAAACGGATGAGATGTTAGCTAAAAATTACTCTATTAAAGATCTAGTGAAAGGGAAACAAGCTAACAAAGAAAAACTATGCTCTCAATTCAATTTAGATCCATCTAAACCTCTTTTTAGTTTTATTGGAAGACTATTTGATGAAAAAGGAGGAGATCTTTTACCAAAAGCCTCAGAAATTGCTTTGACTGATAATAAAGAGGCTATTAACATCTTGATTCTAGGTTCTGGAAATCCAAACATAGAAAAAGAACTTACTCATTTGCAATCCGTCTATAATGGAAATTTCAATGTGTTTATAGGATATAATGAAGAATTGGCTCACTTGATTTATGCGGGAGCCGATTTTATATTGATGCCCTCAAGGGTAGAACCCTGTGGTTTAAACCAAATGTATTCTCTAAGATACGGGACTATACCTATAGTTAGACGAACGGGAGGTTTAAAAGATACCGTAATAGACTTTGGCGATGATGGAAACGGAATATGTCATGACCAAGCTAGTGTTGAAGATATTTGTTATTCGATTCAAAGGGCCGTGAATTTATATAAGGATAAAACACATTTAAACAAAATAAGAAAAATAGGGATGAGCACTGATCATTCTTGGGAGCGTGTTTGTCAAGAATACTTAGATGTTTACAATTTAATAATTAACAAAATATGA
- a CDS encoding nitronate monooxygenase family protein: MTKPSLTSLLQIDRPLIMAPMFLVSNTKMVIEGMKSGVAGCIPALNYRTLDELRTSIIELREAKVAGGSFGYNLIVNKSNIKYKDQLAVLCEEKVDFIITSLGSPEETIKQAHKVGIKVFCDVTDLAFAKKVESLGGDALIAVNNEAGGHRGDLSAEELIKELNLYTSLPVISAGGVSTKIELDKMLSYGAIGVSVGSPFIASYESGVSEEYKQACVDYGAKDIVLTEKISGTPCTVINTPYVQKVGTQQTWIEKTLNKNKTLKKWVKMIRYMIGSNAVTQAATQVTYKTVWVAGPTIENTTEITSVSKIVGRMCL; this comes from the coding sequence ATGACAAAGCCTTCGCTTACTTCACTTTTACAGATTGATCGTCCATTAATAATGGCGCCTATGTTTCTGGTTTCTAATACTAAAATGGTCATTGAAGGAATGAAATCGGGTGTTGCGGGCTGTATTCCAGCTTTAAATTACCGTACACTAGATGAATTGCGTACTTCGATAATTGAACTTAGAGAGGCTAAAGTTGCTGGTGGAAGTTTTGGTTATAATTTAATAGTGAATAAATCGAATATCAAATACAAAGATCAATTAGCAGTTTTGTGTGAAGAAAAAGTAGATTTTATTATTACTTCTTTAGGTTCACCTGAGGAGACTATTAAACAAGCACATAAAGTTGGAATTAAAGTATTTTGTGATGTAACTGATTTGGCTTTCGCCAAAAAGGTTGAAAGTCTAGGTGGAGATGCCTTAATTGCTGTAAACAACGAAGCAGGTGGACACAGAGGGGATTTATCTGCAGAGGAATTAATAAAAGAATTGAATTTATACACTTCTTTGCCCGTTATTTCTGCGGGTGGTGTAAGTACAAAAATAGAGCTTGATAAAATGTTAAGCTATGGAGCAATAGGTGTATCTGTTGGAAGTCCTTTTATAGCTTCATATGAATCTGGGGTTTCAGAGGAATACAAACAAGCCTGTGTAGATTATGGTGCTAAAGATATTGTATTGACTGAGAAAATATCGGGAACACCATGTACAGTTATAAATACTCCCTATGTTCAAAAAGTAGGAACTCAACAAACATGGATTGAAAAGACATTAAATAAAAATAAAACTTTAAAAAAGTGGGTAAAAATGATTCGGTACATGATAGGATCGAATGCTGTTACTCAAGCAGCTACACAGGTTACTTATAAAACCGTTTGGGTTGCCGGTCCTACTATTGAAAACACGACTGAAATAACTTCAGTATCAAAAATTGTAGGCAGAATGTGTTTGTAA
- a CDS encoding glucose-1-phosphate adenylyltransferase encodes MKPKKKNVIAIILGGGQGSRLYPLTESRSKPAVPIGGKYRLVDIPISNCMNSDIYRMFVLTQFNSASLNAHIKNTYAFSVFSQSFVDILAAEQTPDNPTWFQGTADAVRQCMPHFLNHEFDYALILSGDQLYQMDFNEMIEAHIKSEADISIATLPVNAKDAPEFGILKTNNESCIESFIEKPAKELLPDWKSDVSEQMKSEGKHYLASMGIYIFNKKLLVEIMKNPDTKDFGKEIIPQAVGTKKILSYQYEGYWTDIGNIDSFFEANIGLTDDVPKFNLFDNNNKIYTRPRLLPPSKFKKTIIDKSLISEGCILNAKEIKNSVIGIRSRIGEGTIIQNCYVMGNDFYQSIEGMNEEKANNKTLIGIGERCFINNAIVDKNCRIGNDVYINGGKHLDDFSNELYSIKEGIVVIKKGSTIPDNYKIN; translated from the coding sequence ATGAAACCAAAAAAGAAAAATGTTATTGCAATTATTTTAGGTGGAGGACAAGGTTCTAGATTATATCCATTGACTGAATCAAGGTCTAAACCAGCTGTTCCAATAGGAGGTAAATATAGACTTGTAGATATTCCGATTTCAAACTGTATGAATTCAGATATTTATAGAATGTTTGTATTGACCCAATTTAATTCAGCATCCCTAAATGCTCATATAAAAAACACCTATGCATTTAGTGTTTTTAGTCAATCTTTTGTTGACATTCTTGCTGCTGAGCAAACTCCTGATAACCCTACTTGGTTTCAAGGAACTGCTGATGCTGTTAGGCAATGTATGCCACATTTTTTAAACCATGAATTTGATTATGCTTTAATTCTTTCAGGAGACCAGTTGTATCAAATGGATTTTAATGAAATGATAGAAGCGCATATTAAAAGTGAAGCTGATATTTCAATAGCTACTTTGCCAGTAAACGCAAAAGATGCACCGGAATTTGGGATTCTTAAAACGAATAATGAAAGTTGTATCGAATCATTTATTGAAAAACCAGCTAAGGAGTTGTTGCCAGATTGGAAATCAGATGTAAGTGAGCAAATGAAAAGTGAAGGCAAGCATTATTTAGCCTCAATGGGGATTTATATTTTCAATAAAAAACTATTGGTTGAAATAATGAAAAACCCTGATACTAAAGATTTTGGTAAAGAAATTATTCCCCAGGCTGTCGGTACTAAAAAAATATTAAGCTACCAATACGAAGGGTATTGGACTGATATTGGAAATATTGATTCCTTTTTTGAAGCAAATATTGGTTTGACAGATGATGTTCCTAAATTTAATTTATTTGATAACAACAATAAAATATATACGAGACCAAGATTATTACCTCCATCAAAATTCAAAAAAACAATAATTGATAAATCACTAATTTCTGAAGGTTGTATTTTGAATGCAAAAGAAATTAAAAATTCTGTTATAGGAATTCGATCCAGAATAGGAGAGGGTACTATTATTCAAAACTGTTATGTGATGGGTAATGATTTCTATCAAAGTATTGAGGGGATGAACGAGGAAAAAGCAAATAATAAAACATTAATTGGAATTGGTGAAAGATGTTTTATTAATAACGCAATTGTGGATAAAAATTGCCGTATAGGGAATGATGTTTACATTAATGGAGGGAAACATTTAGATGATTTCTCAAATGAATTATATTCTATAAAAGAAGGAATAGTTGTAATCAAAAAAGGATCTACCATTCCAGACAATTATAAAATTAATTAA
- the nth gene encoding endonuclease III: MDLFGETNNWVSNLNPILTKYKDRRHPLEYKNLYQLMVMVVLSAQDSDANINSIAPALFSKYPNLESLAISNNEALFPYISKVTNFGTKANWLLEIAKILQKDDNIPLNMSSLIALKGIGRKSANVILRESNIPAKGIIADLHVIRVAPRIGIIPEIQDGNKTKKQLMQVLPKVIWGEIGMAISFLGREICRPNPNCNDCPITTSCKYYNQK; the protein is encoded by the coding sequence ATGGATTTGTTTGGAGAAACAAATAATTGGGTATCAAACTTAAATCCAATTCTAACTAAATACAAAGACCGGAGACACCCTTTGGAATATAAAAATTTGTATCAGTTAATGGTTATGGTTGTATTGTCGGCACAGGATTCTGATGCCAACATCAATTCGATAGCTCCTGCTCTGTTTTCTAAATATCCAAACCTGGAAAGCCTGGCGATTTCAAATAACGAAGCCTTATTTCCTTATATCTCAAAAGTTACAAATTTCGGCACCAAAGCCAACTGGCTTCTTGAAATCGCCAAAATTCTTCAGAAAGACGATAATATTCCGCTCAACATGAGTTCATTAATTGCATTAAAAGGAATTGGTCGGAAATCGGCCAATGTCATTCTTCGGGAGTCAAATATACCCGCCAAAGGAATCATAGCCGATTTACACGTCATTCGGGTTGCGCCAAGAATCGGTATAATTCCTGAAATCCAAGACGGAAATAAAACCAAAAAACAATTGATGCAAGTGTTGCCAAAAGTTATTTGGGGTGAAATTGGCATGGCAATTTCGTTTCTGGGAAGGGAAATTTGTCGCCCGAATCCCAATTGCAATGACTGTCCTATTACAACTTCATGCAAATATTACAATCAAAAATAA
- a CDS encoding histidine kinase has protein sequence MKLQNSCFYLFFIFTYSLFGQYLPSKNYTTADGLPNNAVRSLFLDSSDILWIGTENGVSKMENGVFSNLDESDGLGHNSCWDICQDSNGNMWFASYGGGISKYDGKKFTVFTTKNGLLSDKTRKVFPFKHKIYVGTEQGVSIIDINTNKLVTPKVPFHKEDFISISFFEYGDEIYFASIFNGLFKIDESDANPKITPIFLHKNTYALAIYGSTVYSSNEGFIDKFNINDILKDKITNTKFGKSFVWQYAKDKRNSIYAAAWGVYAPDGGLYKIDNDIMIDVSEHFGIDSKILLNVVYDKSKDILYVGSNDKGIYEVRLDRIIDYNLFEAKSVIDFENLGKQKLILHNKGLTILDSKEKILKTISLVEFKNFELNFLKKGNKVFNKQGIESRDFELDFTIPVSGIEFYEMVKNKNSFWIGSNIGIFEINSLGNIINYLPKHSLKMGFTYDDKFIETITYAGVRLYEDVHSPSVKHFSKLKKNTPQYIVKIVTNKDKTYLLSVFNGLYVYKNNQFHSYLAEGIWKEKKFKHITINNKGQLILSAEFGGVFVVDDRKSFKILETIHKDKIVGKSILFLEAYEDYIFIGTEKGINIYHKGKIRLIDNELGLNDCVFTTSQIFDKQLWLGTKKGFFTIDLTTLLKKQPTVSKMSIKNIAINNVPMAKSNFDWFRYPTDELSLDYNQNSLSIDFIPEGHVVPDKLKFRYRLNSTNRWSPYSDKTSLYLAYLPYGNYNLQIEVFDSNAGKFTQFNLLNIIITPPFWLSWWFITLVVIFIIGIAFFYYLRLKKKAKDKIIVEKRIAEVKFEALSNQMNPHFIFNALNSIQKYIVAKDETTSSLYISEFSSLMRQTLKNSSKQTLKLEDEIEYLNSYIFIENMQYSDRILCNINVDFSVDQANLEIPPMLIQPFVENIFVHAFDLFYPSPKINIDFNMIEGSILECKIKDNGKGLKAIKKSKFHISRGIEIARERIILLQNSNKNPIDISITENEGTTVTIRLVV, from the coding sequence ATGAAATTGCAAAATAGTTGTTTTTATTTATTTTTTATTTTTACATACTCCCTGTTTGGACAATATTTGCCTTCCAAAAATTATACTACCGCTGATGGTTTGCCTAATAATGCGGTTCGGTCATTATTTTTGGACTCGAGCGACATTTTATGGATAGGAACTGAGAATGGTGTTTCCAAAATGGAAAATGGTGTGTTTTCTAATCTGGATGAATCCGATGGATTAGGGCATAACAGCTGTTGGGATATTTGTCAGGACAGTAACGGAAATATGTGGTTTGCAAGTTATGGAGGAGGTATTAGTAAATATGATGGTAAAAAATTTACTGTGTTTACAACAAAAAATGGCCTACTATCGGATAAAACGCGAAAAGTATTTCCTTTTAAACATAAGATATATGTGGGTACGGAGCAGGGAGTTTCAATCATTGATATAAACACAAATAAATTAGTAACACCAAAAGTACCTTTTCATAAAGAAGATTTTATTAGTATTTCGTTTTTTGAATACGGAGATGAAATTTATTTTGCATCTATTTTTAATGGTTTGTTTAAAATTGATGAATCGGATGCTAATCCAAAAATTACCCCAATTTTTTTGCATAAAAACACATATGCATTAGCTATTTATGGATCAACAGTTTATAGTAGTAATGAAGGATTTATAGATAAATTTAATATAAATGATATTTTAAAAGATAAAATTACCAATACTAAATTCGGAAAATCTTTTGTTTGGCAATATGCCAAAGACAAAAGAAACTCAATTTATGCTGCTGCTTGGGGAGTGTATGCCCCAGATGGGGGACTTTACAAAATTGATAATGATATAATGATTGATGTTTCGGAACATTTCGGAATAGATTCCAAAATTTTATTAAATGTAGTGTATGATAAATCTAAAGATATTTTATATGTAGGTTCTAATGATAAAGGAATTTATGAAGTTCGTTTGGATAGAATAATTGATTACAATTTATTTGAGGCTAAATCAGTAATAGATTTCGAGAATTTAGGCAAACAGAAATTAATTTTGCACAACAAAGGTTTAACTATTTTAGATTCAAAGGAGAAAATTTTAAAAACTATTTCACTTGTTGAATTTAAAAATTTTGAATTAAATTTTTTAAAAAAAGGAAATAAAGTATTTAACAAGCAAGGAATTGAATCAAGAGATTTTGAATTAGATTTCACAATTCCAGTCAGTGGAATTGAGTTTTATGAAATGGTTAAAAATAAAAATTCTTTTTGGATAGGCAGTAACATAGGTATATTTGAAATAAACAGTTTAGGAAACATTATAAATTACTTACCTAAACATAGTTTAAAAATGGGATTTACGTATGATGATAAATTTATTGAGACTATTACTTATGCAGGCGTCAGATTATATGAAGATGTTCACAGTCCAAGCGTTAAACATTTTTCAAAGTTAAAAAAAAATACTCCACAATATATTGTTAAAATTGTTACCAACAAAGACAAAACGTATTTGTTGTCTGTTTTTAATGGTTTATATGTTTATAAAAACAATCAATTTCATTCTTATTTGGCTGAAGGTATTTGGAAAGAGAAAAAATTTAAACATATTACAATAAATAACAAAGGGCAATTGATTTTATCAGCTGAGTTTGGAGGTGTTTTTGTTGTAGATGATAGAAAATCATTCAAAATATTAGAAACTATCCATAAAGATAAAATCGTAGGAAAGTCCATATTGTTTCTAGAGGCTTACGAGGATTACATTTTTATTGGAACCGAAAAAGGAATTAATATTTATCATAAAGGGAAAATTCGATTAATTGATAATGAATTAGGATTGAATGATTGCGTATTCACTACTTCACAAATTTTTGATAAACAGTTGTGGTTAGGTACCAAAAAAGGATTTTTTACAATTGATTTGACTACTCTTTTAAAAAAACAGCCAACGGTTTCAAAGATGTCGATTAAAAACATAGCGATTAATAATGTTCCTATGGCTAAATCCAATTTCGATTGGTTCCGATATCCTACGGATGAATTGAGTCTTGATTATAATCAGAATTCCCTTTCTATTGACTTCATCCCTGAAGGACATGTTGTTCCTGATAAGTTGAAATTTAGATATAGATTAAATAGTACAAATAGATGGAGTCCGTATAGTGATAAAACTAGTTTATATTTAGCTTATTTACCATATGGAAATTATAATTTGCAAATTGAGGTTTTTGATTCAAATGCTGGAAAATTCACTCAATTCAACTTGCTTAATATTATTATTACTCCACCTTTTTGGTTAAGTTGGTGGTTTATTACCCTTGTTGTTATTTTTATTATTGGAATTGCTTTTTTCTATTATTTAAGATTGAAAAAGAAAGCAAAAGATAAAATAATTGTAGAAAAACGAATTGCGGAAGTGAAATTTGAAGCATTATCAAATCAGATGAATCCCCATTTTATATTTAATGCACTAAATTCTATTCAAAAATATATCGTTGCAAAAGACGAAACCACTTCTTCGTTATACATAAGTGAATTTTCAAGTTTAATGAGACAAACATTAAAAAATTCATCAAAACAAACTTTAAAATTAGAAGATGAAATTGAATATTTAAATAGTTATATTTTCATCGAAAATATGCAATATTCAGATCGTATATTGTGTAATATTAATGTTGATTTCTCTGTTGATCAAGCTAATTTAGAAATCCCACCTATGTTAATACAACCTTTTGTAGAGAATATATTTGTACATGCTTTTGATTTATTTTATCCTTCTCCAAAAATTAATATTGATTTTAATATGATTGAAGGATCAATTTTAGAATGTAAAATTAAGGATAATGGGAAAGGTTTAAAAGCAATAAAAAAATCAAAATTCCATATTTCAAGAGGTATTGAAATAGCTAGAGAACGAATTATTTTATTACAAAATTCTAATAAAAACCCAATTGATATTTCTATCACTGAAAACGAAGGAACTACAGTTACAATTAGATTAGTTGTTTAA
- a CDS encoding alpha/beta fold hydrolase: MTKNSNNPEKTLKIPRIIVLTGKLIAFISPKLVTLYAAKLFTTPIKHKVPKRELEMDRNSIQKTIHIPAVNKKVHIYKYGTSNKKILLVHGWSGRGTQLVKIADELVKAGYSTISFDAPAHGKSPGNNTIMVEFIASILEIDRQFGPFEAAIGHSLGGMSVLNAVKEGFKVNSLAIIGSGDIVQDIIDDFVLKLELKPTLAKSLRIHFEKKYGGNMDDYSAYRAAKEIEIPALIIHDEQDFEVPVKAGLHIHDHLKNSELMITKGLGHRKILGNHAVVDRVVKFITNH; encoded by the coding sequence ATGACAAAAAACAGCAACAATCCTGAAAAAACACTAAAAATTCCAAGGATTATAGTATTAACTGGCAAATTAATCGCATTTATATCCCCAAAACTAGTAACCTTATATGCTGCCAAATTATTTACAACCCCTATAAAACATAAAGTTCCGAAGAGAGAATTAGAAATGGATCGCAATAGCATTCAAAAAACCATTCACATTCCAGCTGTAAATAAAAAAGTCCATATTTATAAGTATGGTACAAGTAACAAGAAAATATTATTGGTTCACGGATGGTCCGGAAGAGGAACACAATTGGTTAAAATAGCTGATGAATTAGTTAAAGCAGGTTATTCAACAATCAGTTTTGATGCTCCTGCTCATGGAAAATCTCCGGGAAACAACACTATTATGGTCGAATTTATCGCATCTATTTTAGAAATAGATAGGCAATTTGGCCCATTTGAAGCTGCTATAGGACACTCGTTAGGTGGAATGTCTGTTTTAAATGCAGTAAAAGAAGGTTTTAAAGTTAACAGTCTAGCTATTATTGGTAGTGGAGATATCGTTCAGGATATCATTGATGATTTCGTGCTTAAACTGGAATTAAAACCTACCCTCGCTAAAAGTTTACGAATTCATTTCGAAAAAAAATATGGAGGAAATATGGATGATTATTCTGCGTATAGAGCAGCAAAAGAAATTGAAATTCCTGCATTAATCATTCATGATGAACAAGATTTTGAAGTTCCTGTTAAAGCGGGTCTTCATATTCATGACCATTTAAAAAACAGCGAGCTTATGATTACAAAAGGTTTAGGCCATCGTAAAATTCTAGGAAACCATGCAGTAGTTGATAGAGTAGTTAAATTTATTACTAATCACTAA